Proteins from one Palaemon carinicauda isolate YSFRI2023 chromosome 26, ASM3689809v2, whole genome shotgun sequence genomic window:
- the LOC137619439 gene encoding piggyBac transposable element-derived protein 4-like, with product MSLRHRKFLENEEEIFEYFLGLTSESEDDSSENDEPSAAPSTSDENNSFIIVNEDLEAESPDEDEDEYTDDMVMPPEEDEDTNDEKWADENNWEEFDEERHELPRFTFKGRAKFSCPDQTINTPLQFFMLFFTRELFQTIAVETNRYTEELISRKRPLQQYSIWQNWQKISVEEMMAFHGTIINMALHRNKRSRDFFSKQWVDESSFFRQIFRRDRWFQIFWGLHVSPPEPPGSGFMASRRSKVKQVHDYLSERFLHYYHPGCHLSVDESTVPFKGRTAFKMYDSKNQQNGASEYMILPMR from the coding sequence atgtctctccgacaccggaagtttcttgaaaacgaagaggaaatctTTGAATACTTTTTAGGACTGACTTCTGAATCGGAAGATGATTCAAGTGAAAACGATGAACCGTCTGCCGCTCCTTCCACATCTGATGAAAACAATTCATTTATCATTGTGAATGAAGACCTAGAAGCGGAATCTCCTGACGAAGACGAGGACGAATACACCGACGATATGGTAATGCCCCCTGAAGAAGACGAAGACACAAATGACGAAAAATGGGCCGATGAAAATAACTGGGAAGAGTTTGATGAAGAGAGGCATGAATTACCCAGATTTACTTTCAAAGGAAGAGCAAAATTCAGCTGTCCTGATCAAACTATCAACACTCCTTTACAATTTTTTATGCTCTTTTTTACACGGGAACTTTTCCAAACAATTGCAGTTGAAACGAATCGCTACACAGAGGAACTAATAAGTAGGAAAAGGCCTCTGCAACAATATTCTATATGGCAAAACTGGCAAAAAATAAGCGTGGAGGAAATGATGGCCTTTCATGGAACAATAATTAATATGGCTTTACACAGAAATAAGAGATCAAGGGACTTCTTTTCCAAGCAATGGGTGGACGAAAGTTCGTTTTTTCGGCAAATCTTTAGGAGAGATAGGTGGTTCCAGATATTCTGGGGTCTTCATGTGTCTCCTCCAGAACCCCCTGGCAGCGGTTTCATGGCATCTCGGAGGTCAAAGGTAAAACAAGTTCATGACTATTTATCTGAACGgtttttacattattatcatcCTGGATGCCATCTAAGCGTCGACGAGTCCACAGTGCCATTCAAGGGCAGGACAGCATTCAAGATGTACGACAGCAAAAACCAACAAAATGGGGCATCAGAATATATGATATTGCCGATGCGTTGA